One window of the Rosa rugosa chromosome 3, drRosRugo1.1, whole genome shotgun sequence genome contains the following:
- the LOC133741279 gene encoding uncharacterized protein LOC133741279, with protein MLARRAVSFLKSSSAPHFSSVAASAKTVDEAKTKWFGRKAVNYLLITVTGGVALSALDDLIIYQSCSSKAMEKASKDPAIRDALGEPVLKGPWYNAQLGVAHKRQSVSCKFPVYGPKGTGVLSVKAVRDGDDSWISYLIPRNWDILIMDALLHIPENEEKQQTIRITIPEPACTASACTACTGPSCSTQESQNPEKK; from the exons ATGCTGGCAAGGAGGGCCGTCTCATTCTTGAAGAGCTCCTCAGCTCCACACTTTTCCAG TGTGGCTGCTTCGGCGAAAACTGTGGATGAAGCGAAGACCAAATGGTTTGGTCGCAAGGCTGTGAATTATCTTTTGATTACTGTTACCGGCGGCGTTGCTTTGAGTGCTCTTGATGATCTTATTATTTATCAGAGCTGTAGCAG CAAGGCCATGGAGAAAGCCAGTAAGGACCCAGCCATTCGAGATGCTCTAGGGGAACCTGTTTTGAAGGGCCCATGGTACAATGCACAGCTTGGAGTGGCTCATAAGAGGCAATCTGTATCTTGCAAATTTCCTGTGTATGGACCAAAAGGCACAGGAGTTCTCAGCGTGAAGGCTGTACGTGATGGAG ATGATTCCTGGATCTCATATCTCATACCTCGCAATTGGGATATCTTAATAATGGATGCTCTCCTCCATATTCCTGAAAATGAAGAGAAGCAGCAAACAATACGGATTACCATCCCAGAGCCTGCTTGCACGGCTTCAGCATGTACAGCATGCACCGGCCCTAGTTGCAGCACTCAAGAATCTCAGAATCCAGAGAAGAAATAG